CCGCCAGTGGGAAGAGCCTTGGGTTGTTTTGTTTCAAGAAGGAGGATGCCGAGTCGCTTCTTGAGCATATTACAGTTATGGACCCCGGAATGCGGAGCGGGTCCAAAGTTGTGGCTGTGGCCTTGAATAAGGTGGGAGTGACAACATTGTTGGTTTCTGTTGAATTGATGAAGATGGAGATGACtggtgtgtttttttttaatgtggtgttgtgtttggttttgtaGGTCTTCCAGCTCAAGGTTGATGGGGTGGCATTCAGGTTGATTCCTGAGTCTTCTCAAGTCAAGAATGCACTTAAGGTTTGTGTCTTGTGTTCTTTCATTTTGGAGAAGAACATGACTGCAACacattctttattttttataatatgGATGGCTGCGTAATTTTAACTTAATATGGTGTAGGCAAGGGTTCTGTTAATAGAGTTCGTTTTGGTACgaaatgtatttatatataatagtgTTGCAGTGTGATTAATTTTTCATTGTCGATTGTCATGTCACTCGTGTGTGCTTAGGATCAACGGTTTTCTGGCCCAAGGATAGCATTAGGTTTCGATCAAGCCTTTGTACTATTATTGAACAAGTTTAGCCGAACATGCTGGCAGAAACTCGGCACTGGTCTCATAATGCTGATACATTCAAAACTACGGGAAGCTGTCAAGTTTTAGGATAAAGACTTTTTCCCGATCATGTGGGAAGAAAGATTGTTGAATAGGTGATTGGAGTTGTGTTTATTAGGCTTGAATACAAATACGAGTCATACCTCAAACCAATACAATCAGATTAGGAGATTCCCAATTAGCAATATAGCTAATAATAATCCTATGTCAATGACACTGCCGTTTGGCCTGTTGATTAGATATAAATAACCATCAATTTTCTGCAAATAGGTCTGAGATGAGATCCAAGTGAAAATAATTTATGCTGTTCAGACCACATTAGGACGGTGAAGCCTTGTATATAACATCATGGATCTTTCCCAACAGTGATTGGCTGCTCAAGTCTATATATGGAGCATCATAGCCAGATATATTTTCCAGTTTCATATTCTCCTTTTTGTTTTGTCTAAAGTAAAACCTCTTCAATCAAGCACAATTATAAAAGTGGACACTAGACCAGTCAATTATATCAAATCATAATAAACATAACAAAAGAACTGCACATACAGCTAACTGATGCTCCAAGAGCAACAAAATGGAATACATGCACTTCCAGAAGCTGCTGAAACGTATGGAGAAATGAGGACCAGAAAGACAACCCTATTCAACAAATCCTTCTCCCATCACCCCTCAATGTTTTTGGAGATACTTTTgttacatatatgtatataacagCCTAGAGTCTGCAACTCTGCATTTCCTTTGCCCCATTCCAAACCATCCATTTCACTTCTAAAATTTGACCACAGCTTTTAGGGGCTATTGAACAATGATACAGATCATAATCAACATCGTGTGGCCTCAGTAAGACCACTTTAAAGCAATCCCTAGTAATCAGCCATTGAGTTAAATGAGTGATAATCACCCAACGCCAGCATATCTTAAACTTAGGCATCGAATCCTATCCACAATGCAGGTATTGAAACCGAGTATCCTGTTGCTGTATTTGATTCCTCATTAGATCAAGCCATAGGTACTGTGTAAATGTGCAATTAGCATTGGTCTCCAGAAATTCTCTAGAAATTCAGATTCCAagctgtttttatttttaattttttatttatttttatagtaAAGCTCTTTCTTAAGTGTGGTGAATAATGATTGATGTTTCATAGCTTGCATCATTTAGTTCATATAAGATACTGATTTTTTTATCTTGTGAATCTTTTCTgtaggagaaggagaaggctGGATCTTCTGACGATGGTTTCTTTGGGGTGCCAGTTTTTCAGGTTTTTCTTTGTCACATGGTTTATGATTTTTTGTTGCACCTGATATCTAACATACATCCCTGGATACCTTAGAGACTAACGGGTTTTGATCTATAATAAGCTTGTACGTTGGTATTTgtaaaaaatttctcaaaatcaGAGATATTCTATAATAGGATGTTGAATGAGATAATGTCAACACTTTTGGACATACAGACAATTTGACAAACTTTATCATGAAATTTAGATGGAGAGTCAAAATTGTTACTAACAGAGCAGTCAAGGACTTGGCTCAACTAAAATTTTGACTAGTGATCAGTACTCCCCCTCTCAATCTCTCATGGTAATCATCTTTTGGGTGGTCATACACATGGAAcagtgaattttttttgggaCTCTGGGAGATTTTACTTTTACGTTTGGCATGGGTAAGGTGATCTACGTTCAGGATCCTGTTATTGACTATCCAACATAGAATTTGAGCTGTCAATCGGTCATGGTATTTGAGCAGGAATgctatattgatttttttcctAAGACAAGACTCCTATCAAAGTATTTTCCATCCATATTTTTCTCCGGGTAGCCAAGTGCAGAGTGGATAACTTCTGAAAGCATCTGAGTAGTAAGCCCACCGCACAATGAGTACTCTCCTATTCTGGCTTGGAAGCTTTTGTGTTCAGTTTTAATTTGACCACCAGTTCTCCACACCATCCCATATAATTGGCCAATGTGTTTTGATTCAACTGCTCAACCCAGCCACACATAGTTGAGAATTCATTATCAGTTGTATTTTTTGAAGTTCTATAAATGCAAATAGTGGCAGGAGGCTAATCATGTTCATTGTAAACTTACCAGAAACTTTAGCTTCTATATACATAATTGGGAACAGCTCCCCATGGCTTTGGCTTGAACAGTCACGATATTGGAATCCCAGCCAAGTGCATGTAACCCTAGGTTGTGTGGCTATGTAGAGTTGAGACAATTTAGCTACTTCTGTGGTTTTGTTGTGTGACATGCACGTATTTTCTCTTGGAAGAAAAAAGGGAAATGGTGTTGAGAAGGTATGTTATTATTGCTATCTTAGGATTTTTTTGCCTTCAAAAGCGATAGCGCAAGGTTTAGCATATGATGGATGAGCATTTTTCACTATTTATTCAATATGGAGCACAGTTACAGTTATGGTGTGTTTGTTGTTTTGGCTGCTTCAGTAAGGCTCTGTAAGTTCAATGGGTTTCTTTCTCAATAAATTTCTTATTTCTATTATGACTCACTTTGTGGAtgggttttgaattttgatttttttaatggtTTGAACTTATAACACATAACGAAATAGTGATCTGCTTGTTCATTTTCATATCTGGTGGGCTGGATGTGTCGTATGTTCTGTGCTGTAGGTCTTGGAGAGAAAGTAAAGCAAGATTTTGACTTGTaaaaatgtttattttctGGAAAAAAGAAGTCCTTTGCATTGTTCTGTAAGCTGAAGGGACTGTCTTTGAATCCTGGAGAATTTTGTTGTAACTTGTTGAAAAATTGGTTGTTTCAGTGCAGTTCCTTGAATATAGGtagaaaagggaaaaaatTGTGTGATCAAAATAGGCTTTAGGTGTGAATTTGCTTCACTTTTTCAATATGGCATAAATTGGTTGCTTCCCTGATGTTCTTTTTCAATACAGATTACAGGCCCTATTGTTGCATGGAAGACTACCAAAAAAGAAAGTGAATATAGGCATTAGTTCGATAAATTTTGTCTGGGACCACACTAGCAGAAGTTTTATCAATGGAAGAATATACTTGCCTCTGTGAGCATGTAGACTTTTATTGCATTAGTTAGATGGTACAGTATAGTGCAGTTACATACAGTTTGGTGCTTGTTTGTTGCATTGTTATACTCTTATCTGGCTTCAACCTATCAGGGGAAAGCATCATTGGACTGATTTTTTTGGTCTCAAAGCTTTTTACAATATTGAAAAAGTTCATTTTAGGGCATCCCGTGCTAATATTTTGGTCCTTTGAAATGAGTAATGGATAGCCACAAGGTATGTAAAGGTCTCACAAGCCTATAGTGGAAAAGCAATCTGAGCACACACTGCATAGTGGTAGACTGAGATTTTGCCACATTAGAAATAACAGATCATTTACCTCATGAATATCATGTCCTGAGTGTTGAATTATGGCTGCAGATATATATAAGATCAGCAGTAAATGCATTGTGTATAATTGACTTTGAATTCAGTTTCCTGGTTTTATCTGTTTGTTGAGGAGAGATATGATTGACATGGTGTGTTATccatggatttttttttcttggaagAGAAACTGAAGTTGTTTTGATGTCCTTAATCTTTGAGATTTGCTTGCCCATCCTTCAACATAGACTTTGTTTTGATGTTCTTAAAATTCTTGCATTATTTCTGTTGCTAACTTGTGGATAAACATTTGTTTAGTCGAGGAGCTTGATCCTAAGAAGCCAAAGCAAGAGCTATCGTCCAGTATTTTTCAGGAAGGTTGTTAAAAATTATAGCATTGTGCTCTGCCTTTTCTAGCTTATCTTGGCATAAAGGTTTCTTATCCTTGGATATCTCTTTTAGGAGGATTTAGAAAATTCACTATCAAGAGCTTCTCGGGATCAGAAACAATTGAATCCTTCACTTAGACCAGGGGACATTCAGGTATAAATTTCAAGGTTCCCTAAGTGGAAATGCAGAACCGATCTTTCTTTTTTACTAATTTAAGTTTCGTATTTGTAGGTTGCTGTTCTTGAGGATGTAATAAAGGGAATGAAGGTGTgaacatttttctttgttcttgatATTTATCCCTATTCTATTAAAGCCCGCCCgccgccccccccccccaccccAAAAAAAAGACCGGTACATGGAGCATAAGGTTTAAAGAAATTTGGTCTTGCATATTTTAAAATGCtcttaaaatttcatttgattTCCTCTATCTTAACCGAGTACAGTGTAAGTTCTTCATGCTAACGTGACAATGATCGGAATTTTGCAGGAGGGTTCTGCACCAGTCTGGGATGATGTTGTTTTTATCCCTCCTGGATTCGACATCTCTACTGATCCTACCAAGCAATAGGCACTCGTTGGCATGAACATCATCCTAACACAAAACTACATCCTGTTTGTTTATAATATTGACATTATTGGTGGTGCAAAGACCCTAGTACCAGTAAAATTGAGTTCCCTTGTAGCTATAAGTAATCgtaattttgaaatttgtaGGTCGATTGTTCAAGATTGCTCATTGTTTTTAATCTTAATTATCCGTTGTTTATGTTAATTGTTTTTTGTGAGCCTGCCCGATCTAAAGAAGTCTATTATTCCACAATTATCACATGTATGTGGTTCCTTGTTGCTAACTAGGTAAGATTCAATTGAGTTTATCTGCTACGTTCGATCAACATGCAAGTTAAGATTCTGGGTTAAAGATCTTGCGTCAGTTACCATATAAATTCATctggaatatatatacatgcaaaTCAGGCAATTCATTACTTGGATTCTTGATAACTGTGCAAGTAATCCAAGTATTAATGTCTATATTTCGGCCTGAAATCTTGACTAGATACTTCTTCAACTAGGATAACCAAGAAAATTGGAAAGAAAATCAAGGCATGGAAATCCTGAAGAGGCATCAACTTCTTTACTCCAAACCCCCATACACCCTTTTGCTATCTCTCACAAGCTCCAATTCTGTACCCCGCGCAACCTCTAACCTAAATTTCGATCAGTTCATTCAGTTGTGAGTTTGTGCTAATCCACAACCACGAGTTGCCCTCATGAGCCTCGGCTCACTCAGTTACCTTACCATGTCATTCTGTATTTCATAAATCAAGCTCTGAATGTAAAcatatgaaatttaatgaagtaaattatcttcgttaaatgattaaatcgaccaagaacccgacaaaattacatatgtggcccaaaagtcaacaaagttagagCGGATcagaata
This is a stretch of genomic DNA from Argentina anserina chromosome 4, drPotAnse1.1, whole genome shotgun sequence. It encodes these proteins:
- the LOC126792659 gene encoding protein TIC 22-like, chloroplastic, with the translated sequence MNLGNHNNPNSPSPPHLNLHQSLTSLQTHCSGILHNLSHLSLFNPNPSSLQTHLQSALSNLQTQAKTAFHASESSQHSPLWARIAVNSKPQLPIDAPRVASAAMSTEAIEERLAGVPVYALSNAAEEFVLVSGAASGKSLGLFCFKKEDAESLLEHITVMDPGMRSGSKVVAVALNKVFQLKVDGVAFRLIPESSQVKNALKEKEKAGSSDDGFFGVPVFQSRSLILRSQSKSYRPVFFRKEDLENSLSRASRDQKQLNPSLRPGDIQVAVLEDVIKGMKEGSAPVWDDVVFIPPGFDISTDPTKQ